GCAGCGGGCGCGGGCGGCTGTCCATGAATCagctcgcagccgcctcgaggCGATGGATGCCCTCCTCCGACacccgcaccccctccctcagcaGCATGGTGATCGAGCCGTCCGCCAGTCAGAATCCCCACGTGTGCAGGACGCCCGCCCTTCCCCCGGTCTCCAGTGCTCATGAGATGTCACCGGTAGCCGGTGTAATCCGTCTGAGGCCCCGCAAATGTGAGGCCGCGCGGGGCTTGGCCATACATGAGAATGGCCATGCACAGCTGCTTTTCCGCACTCAGCCCATCGCaacgcggcgcacgcgcacccgctcCCGCCCATCTCTGCACCATTAAGACCACAGCCGCGCACGGAACACACCTCTCCGGCACACCTCCGAtagcgtgagagagagatgcagcgGAGTCAGACCAATGGAGTCTACGGTGAGGCGTTTCGGCGCCTGGTCACACAGGCTatatgtacatatatatatacgggtggtggtggtggtgagtgCTGCATGCATGGGCGGTGGCTACAGCACGTGTTTCATGTGTCCTCTACTGCACATATGTATGTTCGTGTGGGCCAAGATGTATGATGTGCAGTTAGCAGCGGTGCATCGACACACAGTTGCCACGGTGAACAGACAAGGCGGTGTTGCCGCTGAAGTGCGAGGGACAGAGAAGTGAAGTGGAACTGGAGGTAGTAGCAGCGTTCTCTCTGCTATGTGTGGTACAGAGCAACCCTCGCACGAAACGTATGGGTCGGCGAGTGGGTTGAGCGGTACCGTGGAGGATGGGCGTGCCTGTATGGGCCACAACGGTCGGGGGACCATGAGTTGCGTTCTCGCACGGCCACGCAACGCCAACGAAGGCAGCCACCTCGTCGCCTTCGTGCGTACACATGTCTTGTCTCGTCCCCCCTTTCTTCAACATCCTCTTTCATCGCGTTTAGTTCGGGCTAAGATCAGCATTGATCGCCTGCGGATCAACAGATGGGGCCATCCGGTGCCTCATGTGCACCGGGGACGAGGGGCACCAccaaggaaagaaaaaaggccagagaggggtgggggctgagtgcagcggcaccacgaTAGtaagagaaagaggaggaacgACGCGGCAGATGCGAAAATCGGGGGCAACATCAGGCGAGCTGACGCgtgctcgctctctgcgcgtttttttttggcgggggggggggcgcacggACGCGATGCGTGTACAGTAAACGGTAGACGGACAGggagtgaggggggagggagggagagtcGGCCGGCGTACCAACGTTGCCCTCATGTAATGAGAAGAAAAGATGGCAGATTACAGGGAAGCGTGTGACGAAGACAGAACAGAAGaatcagagagagagccgtcCAGACGCACATAAATTGGCAGACAGCCCATCGAAATTGTCCAGTCAAAGCGGGAGAGAAGCACCagaggagctggtgcgcgtgATTTGTCGCGTTGAGGTGTGACGGAGCGTGATTAGACACGCCGTGTGCGTCccggcgcgcctcctcccccctaccTCCCATGGGACACTGTTTTTACACCAAGCTGCACCTTCCCTCTTCGTCACTGCCAAGCGCACTGTCAGTCACCTGCCTCCCCTTTCTGACCAAGCGTGACACACATCCACGCAAATGCCTCACATCTTGGATGGCTGCGTCAGCTCCCGATACACTGCCAGAACACGCTCTTGAATGGCTGCCTTGTCGATCGTCATCCCTTCCGCTGCAGAGGGGTGCCACCACAGAGCCTGTATCTGTGCCGACAGCATCTCGAGGCGAGCCAGCACTGCCTCTTGCCCTAATAACCCGACCGTGTACGCGACGACTCCTCTGCTCACCTTCGACTGGCCAGGCGCCGTTGTAGCAGGCACGCGCTTTATCTgcaagagcgagagcgcgaTGAGGCTCTCGTAGTAGTGTTGCAGCGTCTCCCTGTTGGCCGCCACTACATAGCGCAGCTTGTGCTCCGCATACAGGGTGCCACACGctcgctgcgtcgccgtcaccacaTCGGCAGCCCCGAGTGGCTGACCAGGGTATGCCGCCAGCAGTGCCGacgcagccaccaccaccgtgtAGAGCGCCTCCACGTGAGGGCAgatgagctggaggaggaagtAGTAGTACTGCGTAACGGGCACGTGCACAACAGTGTCGCCGTGCGTGTCGGCACCAGATAGCTGGGAGGACACGGTATGCTCCTCTACGCATTGCTGAAATTGGCTTACAGTACAGTCCAGCCACGACGCAAAGCTCACtggcgctgcctcggcgtAGTTGGGGAACTCAACGGACAGTAGCCGCTGCAACAGCTGGGTCTGATTGCTCAGCACGTCCGTCTTCACGGAGCGAACCCCGCACAGCATCGCCCCGTCGGCGCCGGATGGTGGACGGTGTGGCGTTGTGGCGGAGCCGAACGCctgcgcgacgacggcgacgagggcCTCGTCCATACAAACGTGGATGAGCTGATTGGTGCTAATGTTGACGGCGAGCCTGGTCACCACGTCGTCGGGTCGGTATGTCACGTTCGACATCTCGTCCGTGATGATGTAGCGGTAGAGGTTGGTCAGCGCGAGTGTTACGACCTCAGCAGGGCTCAACTCGGAGGCCTCCACCGAGAGCTGAGCACCGCGCTCGCACAAGCGGCTACGCAGCCACTTGACCCCCTGATGCACCTTTTCTAACGGcatggcggccgccgcggtggtgtcACTGCCCTTCTTCGACCTTGTCGTTGCTGTGCAGTAGTAAGGGCCAAGACACTCGACTACTGCAGCCACCATCGATGCCGGGGTGATGATCGTGTTACGCTGCAGTTTGTACATTATGTGCCACGCGACGGTGGTGAGGAGAGGGATCGGGGTAATGGAGCTGCCTTTGGCAATGGACGGCGTGGTATCGAGTGTCTTGCACACCGACGCGGTTGCGGAGGCTGGCGCGGCCAGATATTGGAGCTGCTCACCCTTAGGCTGAAAGGGCAGCGGGCACTGCCGCGGGTGCTCCTTGAGGGAGCGCAGCGACACGGGCTCGCCAATGTGGATGTTAATGTTGCCGTGCATGCGCTCGAGTAGACTTCGGGCTTTCAGCATGTTCGTCGGGTTCTCCCTCGGTTTCGGAACGCCCAAGAGCTCCTTGGCATGTGTGGTGGCCTCGAGGACCTCGTCGTAGGTGAGGCTGACCGGCATAATGAGCACGTCGTCAAGCTCCTGCTGACCTGGTTCGTAGAAGGTGTTGCAGACAAACTTGAGAAGGCCCAGCTTCGGCGCCATTGTCTTGCCGGTGCGACTCCGCGTTCCCTCAATGAAGAACTCGATAGGGCGGCGTGCACGCACCAGGTGCCGCACATactccttcagcagcgcggcgtaCAGCGGGTCGTCGCGGAAGGAGCGGCGCATAAAaaaggcgccgctgccccgcaTCAGGGTCGCGAAGATGCCCATGCTAAGAAAGTCTTCTCCAGCCACgatgtgcggcagcggcaaccgCATGAGCGCCAGCACCTCGGAGAGAATGAGGAAGTCAATGTAAGAGCGGTGCAGCGGAACGAAGACGACGGCCACGCGCGGCATGGCGAAGtagcggtggaggcgctcaTAGGCGCCGTTGTTGACGTCGACGCGGCCGTAGATACTGCGGAAGATCGCACGGATCATGAGACCCATGGCGCGACAATGAACGTGATTCAGTGCATCgccgcactgcagcagaAGACTTTTTGCTCGGGCCTCCACATCTTTTTTCGATGCCCCGTCTTTGGCAGCCAAAGCGGTCATGAGCCGCTGGATGTCCGGCTGCGCGATGATGGAGGTGAGCACCTGCGGCGTCATGCCAGGTGTCATGTCACCGCGCCAGCCGTTCGCCGTCATGCCGATGCGATGAAGAAACACGAAGCAATCGAAGTACTTGTGCAGACGGGACGGAAACGGCGGGATGCGCTCGGCACCGTGGAACACGAAGTCATTGGTGAAGTAGCGCCGCGGCTCTGGAAAGGCGAAAGGGGGTTCGGCGGCAGAAGCAGCTACCTCCGGCTTGGCTGCGGCACTGACGACAGGAGAATCGCGTACTACTCTGACGATGCTCGCACTGTCAGCCACCTGCGGTGCGCGGGAGCGACTCCCAGCGTGCTGTAAGCCGGACGAAGACCGCAGAACACACCGTGCCAGGTGCTCAAGCACTGCCCGGGCAATCACCGACACATACGCCTCCCAGTCCACCTCAACGAGCGCCACACACTGGTGATAGGGCATGAGTGTGTAGTGCGATGTcaggcgacgcagcagcgagtgATACAACGTCAAGTTGAAGTCATCGAGGCGGTATGGCGGAGCGgagaaggacgaggacgctgtacgcctgcgcgtggcggcaaAGGCAGCAGATGCCTTGtcttgcgccgctgccacgcgtGCAGCACGCTCGATGTAGCGGACAACGCTGTCCATTTGCGTCACATACGCCTTTAgagcctgcgccgcctcggcatTACTGATCTCTTCGATGAgacgctgtcgccgctgatACGCGCGCCATCCTTCCAGGGCGTAGGCGGCCGCGCGCGGCTCCGGCCCAAAGTTAACCAAATCCGCCACGCTAAACGGGAACTGCAGAatcggcgccggcgtcagcACGCCAGCCACGGGAAACGCCGACGAAATCTGGTCGGCAAATCGACCGTAATAACTCATCAGATACTCGCCCACCATGCCCCACACCAGTGAGGCCTCGCCAGGCTTGCGTGATTCGGCAACTGCGAAGGATGCCATACAGTGTCGCGTGACAcactgcgccggcggcgttgacgttgccgttgccgttgccgttgccgtctcggcagcagcagcggcgtgcgagGATGCAGGCGAAGAGCCGCAGTACTGCATCTCCTCGGCACACTCCACACACTCTGGTAACtcgccgtgccacagccaTATGTATCCCAAGAAAGCGGCATTCAGAGCGACGTCGACGGGTGTTATAGTGGCTGGCTCACTTCGGCTGACAGGGAAGTGCCGGAGCACGCCGAGGGCGTTGGCGGCGCACAGCACTGGAAGCGTGCCGCCGTGTGAAATACCCGACGCGGCTTGAACGGCGGCCTCCGTCGCACCGAACTCCAGCGCAGGCGGGTCCATAGCGTATGCGTAGGCGAGGAGCACCACCCAGTCCACCGCCGTGGCGACCTCCTTCGCGATGCTCGACAGCATTGCGCACGCAGCAGGGCGATAGACGTCGTCAGCGAGAATGACAAGACTGCCGCGCACCCGGGTCTGTTGAGAAGCGGTCTCGGCGGCTTGTGAAGCGCCAGCATCACTCCAAAGACGGCGCAGAAAGCTATCGTACGCCCTGAGCCCGCTTTCCGTGTCTGGACTCAGCGACTGCGCACTCAGCACCAGCACAAAAACAGAATCCGCAACACTGGGCACACCACTGCTCCCGTCAGATCCCGCAGTGACGTCTCGTGAGGATGCCTCGAAGTTCGTCTCGCCAagtgcgccgctgccgagcagATAAATTCGATGCAACATCGGCCCAatctcctccgccttggGTGACACCCCACCATAGTAGAACTGTGTCATGTGCGTCATAGACCTGCCGcggcgtgcggcgcggcTCGCACGAAGTTTTGCCTCTACTTGGTGCACGGTGCCCATGAAGTCTCTagtggtggcagcagcttcggcggagctgcgcgccgtgTGGGGGCTATCGTTGCCGGACGAtgggctgctgctcttcactGGAATGCCGTCGACGAGCACGCGGCAGTT
The window above is part of the Leishmania mexicana MHOM/GT/2001/U1103 complete genome, chromosome 33 genome. Proteins encoded here:
- a CDS encoding dihydroxyacetonephosphate acetyltransferase, yielding MSFPPPRLALPEECKQVVLVAPIDGLTAACACAIATSPLVPLNCRVLVDGIPVKSSSPSSGNDSPHTARSSAEAAATTRDFMGTVHQVEAKLRASRAARRGRSMTHMTQFYYGGVSPKAEEIGPMLHRIYLLGSGALGETNFEASSRDVTAGSDGSSGVPSVADSVFVLVLSAQSLSPDTESGLRAYDSFLRRLWSDAGASQAAETASQQTRVRGSLVILADDVYRPAACAMLSSIAKEVATAVDWVVLLAYAYAMDPPALEFGATEAAVQAASGISHGGTLPVLCAANALGVLRHFPVSRSEPATITPVDVALNAAFLGYIWLWHGELPECVECAEEMQYCGSSPASSHAAAAAETATATATATSTPPAQCVTRHCMASFAVAESRKPGEASLVWGMVGEYLMSYYGRFADQISSAFPVAGVLTPAPILQFPFSVADLVNFGPEPRAAAYALEGWRAYQRRQRLIEEISNAEAAQALKAYVTQMDSVVRYIERAARVAAAQDKASAAFAATRRRTASSSFSAPPYRLDDFNLTLYHSLLRRLTSHYTLMPYHQCVALVEVDWEAYVSVIARAVLEHLARCVLRSSSGLQHAGSRSRAPQVADSASIVRVVRDSPVVSAAAKPEVAASAAEPPFAFPEPRRYFTNDFVFHGAERIPPFPSRLHKYFDCFVFLHRIGMTANGWRGDMTPGMTPQVLTSIIAQPDIQRLMTALAAKDGASKKDVEARAKSLLLQCGDALNHVHCRAMGLMIRAIFRSIYGRVDVNNGAYERLHRYFAMPRVAVVFVPLHRSYIDFLILSEVLALMRLPLPHIVAGEDFLSMGIFATLMRGSGAFFMRRSFRDDPLYAALLKEYVRHLVRARRPIEFFIEGTRSRTGKTMAPKLGLLKFVCNTFYEPGQQELDDVLIMPVSLTYDEVLEATTHAKELLGVPKPRENPTNMLKARSLLERMHGNINIHIGEPVSLRSLKEHPRQCPLPFQPKGEQLQYLAAPASATASVCKTLDTTPSIAKGSSITPIPLLTTVAWHIMYKLQRNTIITPASMVAAVVECLGPYYCTATTRSKKGSDTTAAAAMPLEKVHQGVKWLRSRLCERGAQLSVEASELSPAEVVTLALTNLYRYIITDEMSNVTYRPDDVVTRLAVNISTNQLIHVCMDEALVAVVAQAFGSATTPHRPPSGADGAMLCGVRSVKTDVLSNQTQLLQRLLSVEFPNYAEAAPVSFASWLDCTVSQFQQCVEEHTVSSQLSGADTHGDTVVHVPVTQYYYFLLQLICPHVEALYTVVVAASALLAAYPGQPLGAADVVTATQRACGTLYAEHKLRYVVAANRETLQHYYESLIALSLLQIKRVPATTAPGQSKVSRGVVAYTVGLLGQEAVLARLEMLSAQIQALWWHPSAAEGMTIDKAAIQERVLAVYRELTQPSKM